Proteins from one Rhinopithecus roxellana isolate Shanxi Qingling chromosome 18, ASM756505v1, whole genome shotgun sequence genomic window:
- the POGLUT2 gene encoding protein O-glucosyltransferase 2 isoform X4 has translation MPDMEFFVNLGDWPLEKKKSNANIHPIFSWCGSTDSKDIVMPTYDLTDSVLETMGRVSLDMMSVQANTGPPWESKNSTAVWRGRDSRKERLELVKLSRKHPELIDAAFTNFFFFKHDESLYGPIVKHISFFDFFKHKYQINIDGTVAAYRLPYLLVGDSVVLKQDSIYYEHFYNELQPWKHYIPVKSNLSDLLEKLKWAKDHDEEAKKIAKAGQEFARNNLMGDDIFCYYFKLFQEYASLQVSEPQIREGMKRVQPQTEDDLFPCTCHRKKTKDEL, from the exons ATGCCAGATATGGAGTTCTTTGTTAATTTGGGAGACTGgcctttggaaaaaaagaaatccaatgcAAACATCCATCCGATCTTTTCCTGGTGTGGCTCCACAGATTCCAAGGATATCGTGATGCCTACCTACGACTTGACTGATTCTGTTCTGGAAACCATGGGCCG GGTAAGTCTGGATATGATGTCCGTGCAAGCTAACACGGGTCCTCCCTGGGAAAGCAAAAATTCCACTGCCGTCTGGAGAGGGCGAGACAGCCGCAAAGAGAGACTCGAGTTGGTTAAACTCAGTAGAAAACACCCGGAACTCATAGACGCTGCTTTCaccaactttttcttctttaaacacgATGAAAGCCTGTATGGTCCCATTGTgaaacacatttcattttttgatttCTTCAAG CATAAGTATCAAATAAATATCGATGGCACTGTGGCAGCTTACCGCCTGCCATATTTGCTAGTTGGTGACAGTGTTGTCCTGAAGCAGGACTCCATctactatgaacatttttataatgaGCTGCAGCCCTGGAAACACTACATTCCGGTTAAGAGCAACCTGAGCGATCTGCTAGAAAAacttaaatgggcaaaagatcacGATGAAGAG GCCAAAAAGATAGCAAAAGCAGGACAAGAATTTGCAAGAAATAATCTCATGGGCGATGACATATTCTGTTattatttcaaacttttccag GAATATGCCAGTTTACAAGTGAGTGAGCCCCAAATCCGAGAGGGCATGAAAAGGGTACAACCACAGACTGAGGATGACCTCTTCCCTTGTACTTGCCACAGGAAAAAG ACCAAAGATGAACTCTGA
- the TEX30 gene encoding testis-expressed protein 30 isoform X1, translated as MSHTEVKLKIPFGNKLLDAVCLVPNKSLTYGIILTHGASGDMNLPHLMSLASHLASHGFFCLRFTCKGLNIVHRIKAYKSVLNYLKTSGEYKLAGVFLGGRSMGSRAAASVMCHIEPDDGDDFVRGLICISYPLHHPKQQHKLRDEDLFRLKEPVLFVSGSADEMCEKNLLEKVAQKMQAPHKIHWIEKANHSMAVKGRSTNDVFKEINTQILFWIQEITEMDKKCH; from the exons ATGAGTCATACAGAG gttaaattaaaaataccttttgGAAATAAATTACTAGATGCCGTTTGTTTGGTACCTAACAAGAGCTTAACATATGGAATAATTCTTACACATGGAGCATCAGGAGATATGAATCTTCCTCATTTGATGTCACTGGCATCCCATCTTGCATCCCATGGGTTTTTCTGCCTGAGATTTACCTGTAAAGGCCTTAATATTGTACATAGAATTAAGGCATATAAATCAGTTTTG aattaCCTAAAGACATCAGGAGAATACAAACTTGCAGGTGTTTTTCTTGGAG gTCGTTCAATGGGCTCAAGAGCAGCTGCTTCTGTAATGTGTCACATTGAGccagatgatggtgatgattttGTTCGGGGTCTCATTTGTATTTCTTACCCACTGCACCATCCAAAGCAGCAGCATAAACTCAGAGATGAAGACCTCTTTCGTTTAAAAGAGCCTGTACTGTTTGTGTCAGGCTCAGCAGATGAAATGTGTGAAAAG aacttGTTGGAGAAAGTGGCACAGAAAATGCAAGCTCCCCATAAAATCCACTGGATTGAGAAGGCAAATCATTCCATGGCAGTGAAAGGACGGTCGACAAatgatgttttcaaagaaataaatacacagaTTTTGTTTTGGATCCAAGAAATTACTGAAATGGACAAGAAATGTCATTAG
- the TEX30 gene encoding testis-expressed protein 30 isoform X3, which translates to MSHTEVKLKIPFGNKLLDAVCLVPNKSLTYGIILTHGASGDMNLPHLMSLASHLASHGFFCLRFTCKGLNIVHRIKAYKSVLNYLKTSGEYKLAGVFLGELVGESGTENASSP; encoded by the exons ATGAGTCATACAGAG gttaaattaaaaataccttttgGAAATAAATTACTAGATGCCGTTTGTTTGGTACCTAACAAGAGCTTAACATATGGAATAATTCTTACACATGGAGCATCAGGAGATATGAATCTTCCTCATTTGATGTCACTGGCATCCCATCTTGCATCCCATGGGTTTTTCTGCCTGAGATTTACCTGTAAAGGCCTTAATATTGTACATAGAATTAAGGCATATAAATCAGTTTTG aattaCCTAAAGACATCAGGAGAATACAAACTTGCAGGTGTTTTTCTTGGAG aacttGTTGGAGAAAGTGGCACAGAAAATGCAAGCTCCCCATAA
- the TEX30 gene encoding testis-expressed protein 30 isoform X2: MNLPHLMSLASHLASHGFFCLRFTCKGLNIVHRIKAYKSVLNYLKTSGEYKLAGVFLGGRSMGSRAAASVMCHIEPDDGDDFVRGLICISYPLHHPKQQHKLRDEDLFRLKEPVLFVSGSADEMCEKNLLEKVAQKMQAPHKIHWIEKANHSMAVKGRSTNDVFKEINTQILFWIQEITEMDKKCH, encoded by the exons ATGAATCTTCCTCATTTGATGTCACTGGCATCCCATCTTGCATCCCATGGGTTTTTCTGCCTGAGATTTACCTGTAAAGGCCTTAATATTGTACATAGAATTAAGGCATATAAATCAGTTTTG aattaCCTAAAGACATCAGGAGAATACAAACTTGCAGGTGTTTTTCTTGGAG gTCGTTCAATGGGCTCAAGAGCAGCTGCTTCTGTAATGTGTCACATTGAGccagatgatggtgatgattttGTTCGGGGTCTCATTTGTATTTCTTACCCACTGCACCATCCAAAGCAGCAGCATAAACTCAGAGATGAAGACCTCTTTCGTTTAAAAGAGCCTGTACTGTTTGTGTCAGGCTCAGCAGATGAAATGTGTGAAAAG aacttGTTGGAGAAAGTGGCACAGAAAATGCAAGCTCCCCATAAAATCCACTGGATTGAGAAGGCAAATCATTCCATGGCAGTGAAAGGACGGTCGACAAatgatgttttcaaagaaataaatacacagaTTTTGTTTTGGATCCAAGAAATTACTGAAATGGACAAGAAATGTCATTAG